Genomic window (Vigna unguiculata cultivar IT97K-499-35 chromosome 10, ASM411807v1, whole genome shotgun sequence):
GCATATTTAATCTATCATTCAAAGCACCAATGTACTTCGCTCTGCGAGAGTGATGGAAAAACATCTGTATAACAAATCAAACTTTTAGGTCCttcacaaaaattcaaaaaaatcaatcCAACGATGGACAATAGCATACCTTCTTCTCCTCACTACAATCAACAAATTGAAGACCTTTACTGTCTATTTTGTACTCCTTAACGAAAAAATATATCACAAAACCACCCACATCACCCGTAACGAAATGGAAAGGTAACAACAGATTAACCCAACAACAACAAACTTTACACGCACAACCAACAACGCAATTAACGTTGAGGAATGAAGCAacgattcaaaaaaaaatacttgattCTCCAACCTTGCAATCACTCTCACAGCCGAAAAATCTgacatttttcttaaataaatccAATGTTTAAACTTTCTTCTCAATCTCACAAAAATCAAACATTTCCATGTTTAGGTTGCGGGTTCTGTcttccaaataaataaacagataAACAATGGGTTATCAAAACACAGTAAATGACACTGCCATCAACAACCAAAAAAAAGACCATTTCCCCCAAAATGTCAAAACTTTACACAGAAAAAACCATGAACAATGAAGATAGTGTGAGAAAGCTGTGGGATAGAATCAGAGAAAACTTACAATAAACCGATTTCGATGAACGTTGTGTTCTTTGCTTCTGGTGGATGTGTTATCGTCAATGAGTTCTTCGTGCTGCTGTGTCCTTTAAGTCAAACTAAGTGGTTCTCTGTCTCTCTCTGGTAAAACTTCTTTACTTTGCCTTTGTCTCCAAAATTGTCCGCACGTGTAACATCTAATTTCATTAAATgaaaatcaattttgaaaaaagaaactaTCCTACCACCTAAGCCATATAAAAAATGAGTTCAAAAACCatgttcaaatattatttttaaaaaaaatgagagatcacgttgaaaaattttcacaaaatattaaGACTAAGTAATTTGTTATgccaaataatataatattaaatattggaTAAATAGTCAAGTACatgatacattttattttagtacaatagaaaagaattataattttagtatacaatttttaattttatttgagacAATGACTAGGATAATTGAATATGTGTTTTATCGTTATTACGTatgtttattaaagaaaaaaattaactttaacatgccatttactttaaaaaaaaaaatcttttaccatttgtttatttctttctaaatttgaaattttaagtaGTTTCTTCAAAATTAATTGTATATTAACGTGACAATTACTAATAACCACGTACTCAATTATATAAACcactattaaaattaaaattgttatactaagattgtaattttttatattaaaaaaatatataccaatGATATTTATActgatatttacttttaaatattttaaacaacatgaattttttcttctttctaccAGTTTTATGgctttgataatttatttaaccCATCCACTTATCCAACTAATCAGCCTAATCCAATTTTAAAACAGAAGTttatacacacaaaaaaaattacacttttaataaattaatatttaattaaaaaattaaaaatattacctttttttatatatgaaattacttccttaaaaattataagtattaataataaattataatattactaaatatttatattatttaaataatatagtatacaaatttatttttgttatatttatattttagtttaaaaattactCCAACACATCAACCACCTACTGAATTGGTGGACCAAACATAATGAATGAATAGCAATCTATCCCATCAAATATCCACTGGACTTTATTTAAGTTTCAGAATATGTCACTTTGTTTAGTAATTGTTCTTTTTTCCACTATACTTatccattaatatatatatatatatatatatatatatatatatatatatatatatatatatataaagaaaatacttaatatgatctttttaatatttttcattcaatatttttcatttatatataaagaaaatacttaaatcatatatatttatataaataatagtcTCCAATATATATGTCCCACCTCTATATTTCAAAGATAGTGACAtgcaagaaaaaagaaataggctTGAAGAAGAAAtgcagaagaaagaaaaagaattaaagaGTTGGTAATAAGTTATTGAAAGATGATTAATGAGATGTATGGTAAGAAAGTTAAtgatgagagagaaagaggaaaaaaatatttcattatagaAAAAAGACAAAATGTTGTAAATGTgaggaaaaaaatagttaaagatGAGAGAGAAATAAggtttattaataattaaatatttcaattagtgCACTAACTCTATTAAATGCATTAATTAATAGTTGgcacaaattttattatttttattgaaagttagaataattaattttattaattaaagtaatataaatacatataataaaatttataaagacaaaatactttttaaaattaattgttaatttttgttagtgAGAGATTAaactcataatatttttaagaattagaTTATCTTAtcacttatttaaattaatattttaattgtttttcttaactttaattttttgttggttttttaagtaatttaaatattttttaagtttaattatattttaatttttagcaacataaaaatataattactttattatttaattatttttaatttttatcaatcaacattaaataaaatatttataaaattttataatctttatgaatatttttgtcttttaaataaaataataatatattattaattattaaattaaatttcatttattatcatgattactataaatttttataagattcaAAACGTATTAATCATCTTTAATAAATACCCTAAATGTAAacctttaataaaattttcacaagattttctaattgtatttttacatcataataaaagtatatacataaactaattaaaaattaagggaaTGATGAGATATAAATAAGTAAAGGAGTAATTAATACTTTCTTAacttttaatcttttttctttttttgtatttctcttGTAATTGAAAATTTGCTATATTCTTAACATATATGAAAAGAGTTAAGAATGTCTTTTTTTACACCGAAAATGATATGCACATATATTAATTCCATTAATTCCCTTCTTTtacttcaataaaatatttatggaaATTTTCCTAAACTTAAAaggtataaattatataaaaataattttcttaaatatgacactaaaaaaaagtaataatttaaagCAATATAAGTCGGTCTATGCATGATccttttgaaaaagaaagagaaaataaagataTGATGGTCAATGTGTTCATGTTTCTCTCTTCAAACTTCAAAACAGAAACTTGAGCAAGCTGGCTAACCTTTGGTCAACCAATGAATGAAAAAAGACAACTTTCAGCAACTTTCTTTATtacttctttcttcttcattgaTATCCGTGTGAGAGAAGCCAAAGAAAACTACTAACTCATGTGGATGTGAaccttttcttctcttgttccGTGAAAACTTCAAGCTTCTCGAACGTGTACAGGAACCAAGACATGCCCTTCTGTGTTCTTCCCTGTGAGGATTCCGAAATTTGATTACTCACCTTCAATTTCAACCATTTTGCTCTTCCTTTCACTTGGTTTTTCCTTCTGAATCCTGTTTGTGTGATTCAGAagatttttgttcattttgcATGTGCTCTGTATACATGCCATGTTGTTTGTTGTGTCAATTTTTTCTCTGTTGGTTAATGTTTTTGCTCTCTTGGGTTGcttaaattttgaaactttttgcAATTCTGGTGTGCAGATGCATCTGGGGTATCGTTATTGGCTGCATAGTTGTGCTTTGCTGCTTTATAGGGTGTAATGGTATCATGGGGATTTTTTCTTGACAGTCATTGATTTTGGTGATTTGTTGAATTCATAGCAAGTTGATCAGAGACCGTGCTTGAGAATCATGATGCTCTTAAGTGCTTTTACTATGCAGTACATAGTtgtgtttttcttctttctagGTGGTAATGGTATCATGGGGATTTAATCTTGACAATCATTTCCTTTTTGTGGTTTGTTGAATCGATAAACACGTTTATCAGAGACTGTGCATGAGAATGATAGCTCATTGTTTATGTTATGAAGGGCTTTTGCTATTCGCTgctttgttgtgtttttcttctttctagaTGGTAATGGTGTGAAGGGAATTTATCCTAGAAGACAATTTTGTTGTGATTTGTTGAATCAGAGACTGTGCATAAGAATCCTAGCTAATTGTTTAAGCTGTGAAGTGCTTTTTCTACACTATTTTGTTGTGTCTTTCTTCTTTGTAGATGGTAATGGTGTCAAGGAGGTTGATTCCTGACAATAATTTTGTTGTGAATTGTTGAACTGATATCACGTTAATCAGAGACCATTCATAAGAATCATAGCTAATTGTTTATGCTGTGAAGTGCTTTTAATATTCACtactttgttgtgtttttttcttcGTTGTAGATGGTAATGGAGTCAAAGGGGTTTATTCCTGACAATAATTTTGTTGTGAATTGTTGAATTGAATTGATAACAGGTTGAACAAAGATTGTGCATGATAAATACATAGCTGATTGGTAATGCAATGAAGTGCTTTTACTATTTCAAAGACAAATCTAGAAACGGTAGGCAAAGGTCAGCACCTGAActgaaggagaaggagaaacTGGACTTTTCAGGGGCTGAGAGGGTCACCAAGTCTTCAAGCTCATCTGCTTCACCCCGCGGTATACCGGAACTGTATGAGGAGAAGGGTCAGAATCTGAGGGTCTTCTCCCTCTCAGAGCTCAAGCGTGCAACAAGTGATTTCAACAGGCTTTTTAAGATAGGAGAAGGTGGATTTGGCAGTGTGTTTAAAGGTTCAGTGCAGCCTGCTGATGGGAATGGGAATCCTGTTGTAGTTGCCATCAAAAGACTTAACAAGGATGCATTACAGGTATGAGATGAGACTCAACAATTTTCTTGGGATGTAATTGGTCAGAGACTTTTGCATACAAATTCTTATGTTTATGGTTCAAAGCATTTAGAGTCCAATGGTTACCATTTCCGGTGTCTATGTTAGTGTTAGTGTTAGTGTCAGGGTTCCATGTCGTGTCATATACATATCTATGTCTATGTCTGATatgtattggatgttgtgtcGTACCATGTCGTGTCATATACATATCTATGTCTATGTCTGATatgtattggatgttgtgtcGTACATGTATCTGTGTCGGATATGTATGAGACACAAGCGTGTCTGAGCTTCATAGCATATCGTCTTGTTGTCAAAATTCTTAGCCTTGGATTCTTGGCCATCAGTTTAACTACACGggtgattttctttttctcccaGATAGCATTTAGGATCAACATTATCTATACTGCTATCTGTTTTATCATATACACCAATCCACTGAAATTTATGCAAAGTATAGTCAAATTTGATATTCCTCAGCCTCCATGGATCAGAGTTTTTGTCTCACCcaataaattaagttatatcATCCGCTCACTATCTATCTACtattttaacatttgtaaaagCAGGGAGATTGGTTGGTGGGAAGATACTAATTTCCTGTGttattcaattttcaaaaaactAACTGATAATACCTCATTACATTAGTCTGTGTTAATGTATATATGAATGAGTTAAGTTCAAAAAGACATCAATAGATGTCTATGCATTTCTAGTTGCTTCTTTCATCCTTTAGGTTCAAGATGAGATAGTGAGTGTTGGAAATGATGTTCTTTTTAATGGCAAAGAGCTCTCCTTATGAGTTGTATATTTACTGCTAGTTAATGAGATTTCTTCAGGTAATTCAAACACAAAATCTTCtcttacaaatattaataagatGCTTTTTCTGGTATATTTGTAGCCATATTTTCTACTAAAAACTTTGTTGGATTGAATTTAATGTTCAGCATGTTAAGGTATGATTTACATATACAGACACTGTACTGTAATGTAACTCCATAGATGATTTATGCATGTctagtataaattatttatgatactTCTTAATCAAAAAAACCATATATCATTCTTACTTTACTGTACAGAAGGATTATATTGATGGATCTCTTACTCTAACGTGCTAATTATATGCAAAGGACAAGATTTCTTTCTTGCTAAGGTCctgaaatatcaaatatattttaaaaaaattgtcatttatTGAAATTTGTTAGAATTGAATAATTGGATATGGTGATACGAGGATATCCCTTTGactatttttccttctttcatGTAGGGTCATAAGCAATGGTTGACTGAAGTTCAATTTCTTGGTGTTGTGGAACACCCAAATCTTGTCAAGCTTATTGGATACTGTGCTTTGGATGACGAACGAGGCATCCAGAGACTACTCGTGTATGAATACATGCCGAACAAAAGTTTAGAGTTTCATCTTTTCAATAAAGCTTATGATCCTCTTCCTTGGAAAACTAGACTTGAAATAGCACTTGGAGCAGCTCAAGGGTTAACTTATCTTCATGAAGAATTAGAAATTCAGGTTAGAGTTTAGGAATGTGAAAAGTTAGTAACATCTTTGGCATACTCTTTTGAACACACTCTCTATACTGTTGGCTATAAATTGCAAAAATTGTCTGTCCAACTTCTTACATATTTAATCAccctttatgattttttttccttttcttgaagTTTATGTAAACTATCCATGTTAATTGGAACTACCCTTTTTGGAAAAGGATCATGAAGCTATTACATAAGCTATAGTAGAATACATATAATACATAACTTCAGATTATAAAAGTGGCAACTCAACGGACTAATACCATAATCTTGGATTTCACATTATTAGTTACCATTTTGCAGATCATTAAATTGCTTTTATCAGTGTTTGATAgcttttaatttgtatttatatctCATGAACTTTTCTTCCTCTGCTTTTAACAATTTGTATGCAAATTCTCTAGGTGATATATCGAGATTTtaaatcttcaaatatattaCTGGATGAAGAGTATAAGCCAAAGCTTTCTGATTTTGGACTTGCTAGGGAGGGACCAGTAGCTGGTGATACTCATGTTTCAACAGCTGTAAGTGCCATGCCATATTCAGCAGAGTTATCACATTGCATGCATTCTTCTGCATAGATCCTGAACTTAGTTGTACTATTTGTAAACATGACTCACCAAATATTCAACAACAAAAGTCTTATCCTACCTCATGAAATCAGCTACATGGATTGCATGGCTTCATAGAACTTGATTATTCACCCCATGCTGCCTCTCAATTTTCTCTCATTCTTCCTTTATCAATGTCAAACCTGTTAGAAATCCAAGTATGAGTTGGAAGTCTtgaatagaaatgaaaaattgagtaatatataagaaaaacaatacCCACAAAcattaagtcttcaacattcaACAGCGGTGTCAGAGCTGATGGTTTGTCTTGGTGTTCAATTTAAGCAGAGACAAATATGTCAAATTGTGGTAAAAACCCAACTATAGTTAGGGTCAGTCATTTTGTTGAGATAAATGTATGGACAACTCATACCTCAGAGTTGATCAATCACTTCAATCTATTCAAGTATAAAAAATGTTCCAACAGAACCATTATCTTGTTTATACAATCAATGTCAAAGTTATGTATGATTATAATGTtgtttgcaaaaaaaaaattcatgttaGGTGATGGGGACATATGGTTATGCTGCTCCAGATTACATTGAGACAGGTCATCTCACAGCCAAGAGTGATGTGTGGAGTTTTGGAGTGGTTTTATATGAAATGCTTACTGGCAGGCGTTCAATGGAAAGAAACAGGCCAAAATCAGAGAAGAAACTGCTGGAGTGGGTGAAGCAATACCCTCCTGACAGCAAGAAGTTTGAGACAATAATCGATCAGCGACTTCAGGGAGAGTATTCCAAGAACGGAGCAAGAAAACTGGCGAAACTCGCCGATCATTGCCTGCGAAAGAGCGCGAAAGATCGGCCGACGATGAGTCAGGTGGTGGAGAGACTGAAGCAGATAATGGAAGACAGTGATGAGGCAGATGACAGAAGTGTAGAGGTATCAGAAAATGGTGAAGCTGAAGCTGAAGTGAAGGGAAATCAATTAGGCTCTTCAGAGTTGTGGAAAAAGAGGATGGAACATCTTGCAAAACTTGGTGAACGTGTGGAGAGTGCTAGCAGAAAAAGATTTATGATCCTTCAGAGAGCCAATGTGTCCTCATAGTTTCATCTCtagcaaaaaaaattaattttgcctGAGTTTAGGTGAGAACAAGGTTCATTCTGGGAGATATTGTCATGTATGTGTTTACATGCTCTCAAGCCCATCTTTATGTGATATCTTATCAACTCTTTTTCTCAAAGTGAAGCATGTGATTATTTATGTTCATATAAAAATGGCTTAGGATTTGAGATTGGAACTTAAAGTTCAAAAATGAAATGTGTCATTGGAAATCTTCTATTACAAGTTACAAATGTGTTAGGTTATATATTCTTTCATATATGGGTTATGGTTAtgtgagagattgtggttctagatatatatgacattagtaTTACACATATAATATTTGACACCATTTTTACcccaaaactttaagacaatggtgttatgggtctttacttttatataatgtttaactcTGTCTTTTCTATCTAATGTgagactttttgactcacacttggattatTCCCAACAATCGATGAaccttttgtttctttttttttttcatatggtatattcTTCAGGTGTATGGTGACCctttttggttatggttatgcggtctGTCACccgaaccatcggctctgatatcATTGTTGgattatatattctttcataTATGGGTTATAGTTatttgagagattgtggttctagatatatatgatattagtattacacatataagacatttgacactACTTTTACCCCAAAACTTTAAGGCAAtggtgttatgggtctttatttttatacttgGACTATTTCCAACAAAATTATATAGTGAAATAGGATACATTAGGAAATATATTATGAAACATTCAATATGGTTAACCCTAACAGAATATATTTCTGTGATCGGAAGAAATTATAGACTTCCAAATCAATAAGATTATATACCAAATCTTCTAATGAAATGTTATGATTCATATATCTACTCACTATATAGTAACAAATTAGTTATAGTTTAAGGTTCTAAGATTATCACAACAAAATGGAACTATACTTATTCAAGCAAATCTAAGAAAATCTAGAGTTTGGATATTTAAGGACATAGTAGAAAAACATTTCCAAGACTCTTGTAAAGAGGAATGTGCATTATTACTTCTttctcttcaaatattttaagataatggGTAACTATATATGGATCTAAGTTCCCAGTTTGAAATTGGAGTTTTTCAGTTCCTTGTTTTAAGAGTTTCTTGAGCATTGCTTCTCGTGTTATTGTTGTTTCAAATGTTCTTTTTGAACTAttcaaattgttcaattttgttttagaaaatatCATCTTTCTTCTTAAAGTTTGTGCTTCTTTTGTATGTTCTCTCCAAACTTTTACTCTACTCAAGAAAcctttactttatttaattgtGTTGTATAATTAATAGTAAATCTTTCTTATTATGTATTCcacgtttatatatatatatatatatatatatatatatatatatatatatatatatatatatatatatatatatatataattataaattttaattaacatacttTTTGGTAAAGTATTTTAAATGATCAGTACAAAGAAGTTATCTTTTAAACCTTCTCATCCAAACACATTATTACATGTCTAATAATTTCTTCTATtacttaatcattttatttttccaaatcaaGCATACCATAAGTATGGTTATGGATAGTGTGTATGTTTTCACGTAGACAACCGCAAGAATAAAAGTTTGagtttcttttacttttatgttCTACTAATGTAAtgtgaatttttgaaataaatatcaCAAAATTTAGTACTTTACTTTGAAAGGAAATTCAACTCGTAAATTTAgtaatcattaatttatttcgTCCAAACACATCATGATAGTTTTTGGGTTCATAAATGACTTAATAAGTTATTTCTTGAGGTGGAATAAtagatttgaaattttgtttcgATTTGAgatacacaaaaataataactgCTCCTTGTTAAATAGTTTATCTTGTGTGATTCTACAATAAAAACACTGtgtaaattattaatatttagctagaaaataaagtttatataaGTTTACTTATATCAAAATTATCTTGTCTCTGTCATATGAACAGATGGGaagttaaaatgaatttaatgtTTGGTACGTTTCTGTGACT
Coding sequences:
- the LOC114167085 gene encoding probable serine/threonine-protein kinase PBL19; amino-acid sequence: MKCFYYFKDKSRNGRQRSAPELKEKEKLDFSGAERVTKSSSSSASPRGIPELYEEKGQNLRVFSLSELKRATSDFNRLFKIGEGGFGSVFKGSVQPADGNGNPVVVAIKRLNKDALQGHKQWLTEVQFLGVVEHPNLVKLIGYCALDDERGIQRLLVYEYMPNKSLEFHLFNKAYDPLPWKTRLEIALGAAQGLTYLHEELEIQVIYRDFKSSNILLDEEYKPKLSDFGLAREGPVAGDTHVSTAVMGTYGYAAPDYIETGHLTAKSDVWSFGVVLYEMLTGRRSMERNRPKSEKKLLEWVKQYPPDSKKFETIIDQRLQGEYSKNGARKLAKLADHCLRKSAKDRPTMSQVVERLKQIMEDSDEADDRSVEVSENGEAEAEVKGNQLGSSELWKKRMEHLAKLGERVESASRKRFMILQRANVSS